The Leifsonia sp. ZF2019 DNA segment ATGGACCGGTCCGAATTCCTCGAACTGCTGAGCCCGGAGGGGCTCCGGCTGCTCGACTCCCTTCCGCCGTACCAGACGGAGAAGGACGTGGTCCGGCTCGTCTCGGATCTGCGCAAGCAGGGCCACGCCCCCGGCCTCGTGGCCGCTGTGCTGACGCAGTCGAAGCTGCGGCGGAAGGCCGTCGCGAAATTCGGCGACTTCGCCTCCCGGATGCTCTTCACGGAGGCCGGCCTCGAACAGGCGACGCGTCTCGCGGTGGCCGCCCGGCATGCGGGCCGCTTCCGCTCCGCGGGCCTCACCCGCGTCGCCGACCTCGGCTGCGGGATCGGCGGCGACGCCCTCGCCGTCGCGGCGATCGAGCTGGACGTGACGGCCGTCGAGGCCGACGAGGTCACGGCCGCGATCGCGGCGTACAACCTGGCTCCGTTCCCGAACGCGACGGTGGTGCACGGCCGCGCCGAGGACGCCGATCTGCGCAGCGTCGACGCCGTCTTCCTCGACCCCGCGCGTCGCACCGCCGGCCACACGCAGACCGAGCGGCTCACCGACCCCGACGACTACACCCCCTCGCTCGGCTTCGCCTACGAACTCGCGACCGGCCGGTCGGTCGGGCTCAAGCTGGGCCCCGGATTCGATCGCGACCTCATCCCGTCGAACGCCGAGGCGCAGTGGATCTCGTCCGACGGGCAGGTCGTCGAGCTCGGCCTCTGGTTCGGCGCGCTCGCGCGGCCGCACATCCGCCGCGCCGCGCTGGTGCTGCGCGGCGACGAGGCCCATGAGCTCACGGCGGAGAGCGACAGCGAGGACGCCGAGACCGGCGAACTCGGCGAATACGTCTACGAGCCCGACGGCTCCGTCATCCGCGCTCGATTGATCGGCGACCTCGCCCGGCAGCTGGACGGCCGGATGGTCGCCGACGGCATCGCCTACATCACGGCGGACCACGCGATGCCGACGCCGTTCGCCGCCGGATTCCGGGTGCTCGAGACGCTGCCGTACGGGGAGCGGGATCTGAGGCGGGCCCTGCGCGAGCGCGGCGTCGGCTCCCTGGAGATCAAGAAGCGCGGCGTGGATGTCGATCCCGCCGCGCTCCGCAGACGTCTGGCGCTCGCAGGCG contains these protein-coding regions:
- a CDS encoding class I SAM-dependent methyltransferase encodes the protein MDRSEFLELLSPEGLRLLDSLPPYQTEKDVVRLVSDLRKQGHAPGLVAAVLTQSKLRRKAVAKFGDFASRMLFTEAGLEQATRLAVAARHAGRFRSAGLTRVADLGCGIGGDALAVAAIELDVTAVEADEVTAAIAAYNLAPFPNATVVHGRAEDADLRSVDAVFLDPARRTAGHTQTERLTDPDDYTPSLGFAYELATGRSVGLKLGPGFDRDLIPSNAEAQWISSDGQVVELGLWFGALARPHIRRAALVLRGDEAHELTAESDSEDAETGELGEYVYEPDGSVIRARLIGDLARQLDGRMVADGIAYITADHAMPTPFAAGFRVLETLPYGERDLRRALRERGVGSLEIKKRGVDVDPAALRRRLALAGDRSATLILTRIAGRHTALLAERL